ATCTGCTGCAATGGGTGGATGAATACGCCTGGATAGCCGCGGTTCATGACTATCCCGGACGACGATTCGTCACCATCGGCATGGATCGCGTGGAATTTCATCGCAGTGTGCGAAAAGGGACCATTCTTCGCTTCGATATCCAACAAAGCCACAAAGGGCTGACATCCGTGCAATACCTGGCCAAGGTGTTTGCCCAGGATCCTGAGAGCGGCAAGGAAGAGAGTGTCTTCACCACCACGATCACCTATGTCTGCCTGGACGATCAGGGAAAGAAGCAGCCCATTTGATAAGCGCCAATTCACGCCAATCGATTCCGGCGAGGTGAGCCCTATTTTGCGTACATTGGCGGTGATTTACGTTATTTGCGGCTTCCCCCTCAACTGGGGCCTGTCAATCATCCTCAGCATCGGATAGGGCTGCCTTACGAAACACCGGCAGATCCGGGCTCTGCTCTTCCTCGAGCTCGACCTTCTCGATTTTCTCGAAGCGATTGGTGATCTTGCGTGCTGAGATATTGACGTCACTGACGTCCTGGTGGGCCTGGCCGATGTGCCTCGCCAGGTTATCCATGCGGTTTTGAAAACGACCGAAATCCTTCGACAGGGCGCGCAGATGCTCCTGGATGATATGCACCTGCTCCCGGGTGGCCGCATCCTTGAGTACGGCGCGGGCGGTGGTGAGAATCGCCATCATGGTGGTCGGCGATACCAGCCAGACCCGTTTGCGGAACGCCTCCTCCACCAGATCGGGGAAGTGGGCATGGATCTCAGCGAATACCGCCTCCGCAGGGATAAACATCACTGCCCCATCTGAGGTCTCTCCTGGGATGATGTAACGGGATGCAATATCCTCCATGTGTTTTTTGATATCGTTGCGGAACTGCCGTTGCGCCTGAACACGCTCCGTTTCCGCCAGCTGGTCATCCAGCATGCGCTGATAGGACTCCAGTGGAAACTTGGCATCGATCACCACATTGCCCGTGGGATCGGGCAGAAACAGCACGCAGTCCGCCCGCCGGCCATTGCTCAAGGTGTGTTGCAGGGCAAAACCCGATTCCGGCATCACATTGCGTACCAGCGCCGACAGCTGCACCTCACCGAAGGCGCCACGGGAACGTTTATCCGCAAGTACTTCCTGCAGGCTGACCACATTGGTGGAGAGTTCAGTGATCTTCTTCTGCGCCTCATCGATACGGGTCAGGTGTGTGAGTACTTGATTGAAGGTCTCCGTGGTCTTCTCAAAACCCTCGTTGAGGCGTTTCTCCACCTGGCCGCTTATCTCCTTGAGCCGATTGTCAGTTGTTTCTGTCAGGCCCTGCACCTTCTTTCCCAGATTGTCAGCGTGCTGGGTCAACGCCTCAGCCACCTGTTTACGCACCTCGCCCATCCCGGATTGCAGGGTTTCATGCTGCTGTCGCATGGTCTCCAGTTGACGTTCGTCGAAGGCCTCGCGATGCCGCACCAGAGACTGCGCCAGGGATTCACGCAGCTCGCCAAGTTTCTCCTGCTGTTGCAGTCTGCCCTCTCCCAGGCCCTGTGTAACCGCTTTTTTCAACCCTTCGAACTGTTCCAGCAATTCAAGCCGCAGACGCCCGGTACCCTCGGAGAGGTGTTGCTGCATCTCGCCATAGCGTCGCTCCATACCCTGATAGAGTTTGTCTGACCGTTCCATTTGGGTCTGCTGCATCCCGTGCAGCAGGCGCTGCTGGGCCAACGTGCCACGGGCGATCCGCTCGGTCATCAGGTCGCGCAATTCGCTCTGCTCCCGGGTGTAGTGGCGTTCCTGCGCATGCAGTGACTCCAGCAGCGCCTGCTGATGGTGAATACGGGCGCGCTGTTCACGCTGCTGGGTATCGAGCAGCCGCGCCAGCCAATAGAGCACCCAGCCCAGCAGTATGAGGCAGACGAATCCGAGGATCAGCAATACCTGCAGCAGGGTCGAAGCTTGGGTAAACCATTCCATGACAGAACTATACCCCATCCGGTGACTCAAAACCTGAGTCCGTGCTTGCATCCGAGCAGTGCAGACATTACCTTTGCCCACCAGTCAAACCCCATAGATACACTTCTGGACCGATCTCACATGCGCATACACCTGATGACATTGGGCTGCCGTCTCAACGAGGCGGAGATGGAGACCTGGAGCCGCGACTTTCAGCTCCTTGGCCACGCCATGACAAAACAGGTGGAAGAGGCTGACCTGCTTGTGGTGAATACCTGTGCCGTAACCGAAGAGGCGGTACGTAAATCGCGTAAGTTGCTAAGTCGCAGCAGCCGGCAAAATCCGAATGCCCGTCTGGTTGTCAGCGGCTGCTATGCATCATTGAATCCCGATGCCGCGGCGGAGATAGAGGGTGTGGATCTGGTGATAAACAATCAGGATAAAGGACGGCTGGTGGAGATTGTCAGCGAGAGACTCGATCTTAGCGTGATGCCCCAGAGCGCCACCGAACCGGACGCCACAGGTCTGCTCTCAAGGGGACACCAGCGCGCTTTCATCAAGGTCCAGGACGGTTGTCGCTATCGCTGCAGCTTCTGCATCGTTACCCTGGCCAGGGGTGAAGAGTGCAGTCGCCCGGCTGCTGAGATCATTGCCGAGATAAACCAGCTGCAGAACCAGGGGATTCAGGAAGCGGTACTGACCGGGGTCCATATCGGGGGTTATGGCGCCGATATAGACGCTTCCATTGCCGAATTGATCCGCCGGATTTTGCGGGAGACGGATATCCCCCGCCTGCGTATCGGCTCCATCGAACCCTGGGACCTACCCGAAGATTTCTGGACCCTGTTCGACAACCCCCGCTTTATGCCTCACCTGCACCTGCCTTTGCAGAGCGGATCGGACAGTGTACTGAGACGCATGGCCAGGCGTTGTCGCAGGGATGAGTATCGCCGATTGGTCGATCAGGCCAGAGAACATGTTCCGGATATCAATATCACCACCGATATCATCGTCGGCTTCCCCGGTGAGACTGAAGAGGAGTGGCAGGAAACCCTCGAATTCGTCGAAGAGATCGGTTTCGGCGACCTGCATATCTTCGCCTATTCCCCCCGTCAGGGCACCAAGGCCGCCAGCCTGCCGGGGGTGCTCAGTCGGGAAACCAAGCGGCAACGCAGTCAAGCGCTGCATCAACTGGGTGAGCGATTGAAACGAAAGGCGCTGCAGCACCACCTCGGCCATACCCTGCCGATCCTGATCGAAGGCGGTGATGAGCATGGCTGGGGAGGTTACACTCCCAACTATCTGCGGGTAAAGGCAACAGAGCCCGGCGGAGTCGATTTGAAAAACCGCATCGTCAAGGTATTGATAAGCGGTATCGATGAGGCGTCGTTGCAGTTACAGGGGGCGGTCCGGAACATAGAGGTCGAGCGCACCCCCGGGACACTGAAAAGATAGCCTGAACGCAGCCGAAGATGCGTTCAGGCCATTGTCCGTAGACTTACCAGTTGTAAGTTGTACCTACCCCGTCGACGGTAACGGTATATGCACTGCAATTGTCGAAACTGGCCGTGGCGAAGCTGCCACTGCCACCACTCAGGGTAAGCATGCCACTGCCGGGAACGGCTTCCGCGCAATCGTAGGTGAGTGGCTGGGAGGTTGTCACATCGACCCGTCCGTGATCCGGATCATAGAAGGTCATACTGACATAGAACCCAGAAAACTCATTGCCGCTTACCGATAGATCCTCCACACGATAGATCCTGCCGTCGATCCCGGTGAAATCAGATGTCATGGAGCAGGCCACGGAGGCGCTGGAGATATTGCTGCAGGCAAGGGTCAGGTTAATCGCCTGTGATTCACCGATGTAGGTGACAGTGACATTGAAAACCATGCGCAAACTGTCGGTACCGGTATTGGCGCTGAAAGTAACCGCACCATTGATCACCAATGTGCCGCCATCCATGTCACTCAGGGCACAGTTGGTGAAGCTAATGCTGCCTTCGGTCTCGGCCTCATTGGTATCCGCAATCGCACGGCCGCCCGCATCACAGATCTCCGCCGTCAAGTCGGTCGTTTTGGCGGCATTGGGACTTCTCAGCCGGTCTATCCACTGGGCAATCCTAGGGGCCACTTCCATAAGCTTGGAAGCGGCAGTCTCCTGTGGACGCATCGCAACTTCCGACAAGGCATCCGAGACGACCGCTTGTTGTGTGCCTGAAGCCGCTCCTGTGGTGAGGTCCTTGGCATTCGACGCATCGATGGTGGCTTCCGCAGTCGAGCCGGTGTAGATCGTACCGCCCGACGAGGTGGAACCGTCGCTATCGCCACCGCCACCACCACCGCATCCCTGTAGCAGCAGTAGCGAAAAAAGCAGACTGATTAAACGAATCGATAAGTGTTTCATGATTTTAATTCCTGTATCCTTTCCTTTTAAGCCCATAAATTATATATGGTTTTAACCCTCGGTACCCGGTGTCGGCGAAAGGACTATATGATTTTTTTGGCCGGTGTCACAAATGAATCGGATTCAGAGACTGCTCTCATCGGCCTCACGCTGTTGCCTATCCAGTGCATTCACCAGATAGGCGAGGGAAATTCCCAATTTGCGGGTCCAGGTCAATTCGACACGCCAGGGCGATGCTGGTAGCTGCCAGCGATACTTCAGTTCCCCCTCACCCCGGCGCACGGCACCGATTTTTCCCGCCATGTTTCGTGCATATTTAGGCAGATAGCTGATATCCAGATGCTTGCCATACTTATCGCTCAGCGTGCGTTGCAGCCTTTGCAGGGTTACCTGATTCGAAGGATCATAGGTCTTCAGCACCTTGTAGATGCGGCCCTGAAAGGCCATCACATAGATCCGCTCGCGACCCTTGGTATAGATGATGCCGGCGCGATCGCCATTGACGATGGGATCCATATCGGCTGGACGCTGCCGCAGCAGCCGGTCCATGCTTCCCCCCAGGCAATAGTGTATGAAGACCCGTTTCAGGCATCTGTCATTTATCTCCTCGGCAGGGAGTACCGTGGAAGCGAGGCTGAGTAAGATCAATACTATCCATTGCGGCATCACTTTCATTTCCTACTGTTTCGTTAACGGAGTGGCCAGGGAGTCGATGAATGCCCGCATTTCACGGTAGTGACTCCCTTTCCAATATATACGTCCACACTCATCACAACGCCAAAAATCATTATAGTGTCGACGGACGCGGCCTGGCAGTTGATCCTCGATACGCGGCTTTTCCACTGCCGCCATTTGGCCGTTGCACTCCATGCAGCGGGTAAACGGATTGTACATGCCTGCCAACTGCAACCGTTGTACCAGCTCTATCAATTGCCGCCTCGGTCGGGTTGCATGTATGAAACAGCCACGCGTTATGACTCGATGCATCAGTAAATCCCTATCACGGGTCAACAATACCCGTCCCTGTTCCACTGAGATCCGGACCAAATTCTTGTCGCCGGTATCGTTGAAAAACAGACAATCGAAACCGAGCAGTCGCAGATATCGCGCGAGTTTCCCCAAGTGTGCATCGGCCATAAATCGAAGCGAGCGCAACGGTCGGGATCGAAGACGCAGCAGGGGAGTGATATCCATGGACTCAAACACAGGATAGATGCTGATACAGTCATCCGGTTGCACTGCATAAGTAAAATCGACTGACTCCCCGTTGACCAGAATCACTTCCACTTCGGTGTGGGGCACACCAAGACTCTCTATCAAATGCTTGACACTCGATTTCGGCCTGAATTTGTATGAGAAGCTGCGCTTGCGCAAGGCTTGTGGCAGAAAATCGTTGAGCTCTTCATAAAACCGCAGACTGACCTCTGGCATCGACTTCACCCGAATACAAAGGTTAGGGCCTGTTAACACTAATCCAATTGGATTAGTGTTAACAGGCCCTAAGGTGTCAATAATCGAAATCGGCCCAGACCGGGCAGTGGTCTGAGGGTTTCTCCATCGCTCTGACATCGTAAGCGATACCTACATCGGTACAGCACTCGATCAATGGGGTGGTGGCCAACACCAGATCAATGCGCAGCCCTCTTTTCGGTTCACGCTCAAACCCCCGACTGCGGTAATCGAACCAGCTGAAAAGGTCACTTACGTCCGGTTTGAGGGTTCGAAAACTGTCCTGCAGTCCCCAGGATTGCAACGCCTTGAGCCAATCGCGCTCCTCCGGCAGAAAACTGCACTTACCCGTCTTCAACCATCGTCTGGCATTGTCCTCACCAATACCTATATCGCTGTCGAGCGGCGCCACATTCATGTCACCGATAACCAACAGGGCCTCACCGGGATCATGCTCGCTTTTCAGGTAATCGAGAAGATCGGCATAGAAGCGACGCTTGGCGGGAAACTTAACCTCATGAGCGCGATTCTCACCTTGAGGAAAGTAGCCGTTGATCACGGTCAGGGGCTGACCCTTTGGCGAATTGTAGCGACCGACAATCAATCTGCGCTGGGCATCCTCGTCATCCCCGGGAAATCCCTTGGCGATGAGAATCGGTTCTGCCTTGGAGAGCAAAGCCACGCCATAATGGGTCTTTTGGCCATGGTATCCAGCTTTGTAACCAAGCCCGTCGATCATCTCAACAGGAAAGTCCGCATCCTGCACCTTGGTCTCCTGGATGCCGATGATATCCGGATCATAGACAGCCTTGAGCTGACTCAACTGATGCTCGCGTACACGAATGCCGTTGGTATTGAATGAGACAACTTTCATAAGGACCAGTTAACACTCAACCAATCGGCTCTGCCGGGACTGGTTATTCGTCCGGCAAGGCAATATGAGCGATGTGTGATTTTTATATGTTCAGTTGGTATCACCAAACTTCTCTCCTCGCGCCCCGAAGGAAGTGCCCTTGGGGTGTGCCTCGATTGGCACTTTTTCAGGGGCAACAGGGCCTGGCTACAGCACCTCTCCAGTCTCTTTTTCACCCATTTCAAACCCATGCCGGTAGGCCTTACCCCACGGCAGCAATTCGTGGCCGGCAATCAACGATCTATCAACGACAACACCGGCGGCCTCCAGTGGTGCAGAGTAACCCAATTTTTGCATCGCCTCGACCATACCATCCGCATAGCCCCGGTTGTACCAGAGTTGCAGCTCGCTATCATTTTCCGTCAAGGATTTGGTTTCAGCATACAGATCCTGAACCACCTGCAATAGTCGCTGAAATATCTCCTCACTCATAACGGCTCATAGCCTTACATCTATGCTGTGTTTAATCACGCTACACCCAGTCAGACGGGTACAGGAACACAAGCCTAACATGGGATGGGTATCGTCTCTATCTGACCGGAACAATAAAGCGACTGCCTGTCCCTGGACACCAGCGGCAGTAGCCCCGAGAAACCCGGGGTTTTACCCTGAGCATACAACGGTTGTAATTGATCCCGACACTGGCGA
This sequence is a window from Candidatus Thiodiazotropha sp. LNASS1. Protein-coding genes within it:
- the rmuC gene encoding DNA recombination protein RmuC, with amino-acid sequence MGYSSVMEWFTQASTLLQVLLILGFVCLILLGWVLYWLARLLDTQQREQRARIHHQQALLESLHAQERHYTREQSELRDLMTERIARGTLAQQRLLHGMQQTQMERSDKLYQGMERRYGEMQQHLSEGTGRLRLELLEQFEGLKKAVTQGLGEGRLQQQEKLGELRESLAQSLVRHREAFDERQLETMRQQHETLQSGMGEVRKQVAEALTQHADNLGKKVQGLTETTDNRLKEISGQVEKRLNEGFEKTTETFNQVLTHLTRIDEAQKKITELSTNVVSLQEVLADKRSRGAFGEVQLSALVRNVMPESGFALQHTLSNGRRADCVLFLPDPTGNVVIDAKFPLESYQRMLDDQLAETERVQAQRQFRNDIKKHMEDIASRYIIPGETSDGAVMFIPAEAVFAEIHAHFPDLVEEAFRKRVWLVSPTTMMAILTTARAVLKDAATREQVHIIQEHLRALSKDFGRFQNRMDNLARHIGQAHQDVSDVNISARKITNRFEKIEKVELEEEQSPDLPVFRKAALSDAEDD
- the mtaB gene encoding tRNA (N(6)-L-threonylcarbamoyladenosine(37)-C(2))-methylthiotransferase MtaB, which translates into the protein MTLGCRLNEAEMETWSRDFQLLGHAMTKQVEEADLLVVNTCAVTEEAVRKSRKLLSRSSRQNPNARLVVSGCYASLNPDAAAEIEGVDLVINNQDKGRLVEIVSERLDLSVMPQSATEPDATGLLSRGHQRAFIKVQDGCRYRCSFCIVTLARGEECSRPAAEIIAEINQLQNQGIQEAVLTGVHIGGYGADIDASIAELIRRILRETDIPRLRIGSIEPWDLPEDFWTLFDNPRFMPHLHLPLQSGSDSVLRRMARRCRRDEYRRLVDQAREHVPDINITTDIIVGFPGETEEEWQETLEFVEEIGFGDLHIFAYSPRQGTKAASLPGVLSRETKRQRSQALHQLGERLKRKALQHHLGHTLPILIEGGDEHGWGGYTPNYLRVKATEPGGVDLKNRIVKVLISGIDEASLQLQGAVRNIEVERTPGTLKR
- the xthA gene encoding exodeoxyribonuclease III; this translates as MKVVSFNTNGIRVREHQLSQLKAVYDPDIIGIQETKVQDADFPVEMIDGLGYKAGYHGQKTHYGVALLSKAEPILIAKGFPGDDEDAQRRLIVGRYNSPKGQPLTVINGYFPQGENRAHEVKFPAKRRFYADLLDYLKSEHDPGEALLVIGDMNVAPLDSDIGIGEDNARRWLKTGKCSFLPEERDWLKALQSWGLQDSFRTLKPDVSDLFSWFDYRSRGFEREPKRGLRIDLVLATTPLIECCTDVGIAYDVRAMEKPSDHCPVWADFDY
- a CDS encoding Mut7-C RNAse domain-containing protein, yielding MPEVSLRFYEELNDFLPQALRKRSFSYKFRPKSSVKHLIESLGVPHTEVEVILVNGESVDFTYAVQPDDCISIYPVFESMDITPLLRLRSRPLRSLRFMADAHLGKLARYLRLLGFDCLFFNDTGDKNLVRISVEQGRVLLTRDRDLLMHRVITRGCFIHATRPRRQLIELVQRLQLAGMYNPFTRCMECNGQMAAVEKPRIEDQLPGRVRRHYNDFWRCDECGRIYWKGSHYREMRAFIDSLATPLTKQ
- a CDS encoding acyl-CoA thioesterase, whose translation is MENHKLVIPQHLNQYGYLFGGNLLQWVDEYAWIAAVHDYPGRRFVTIGMDRVEFHRSVRKGTILRFDIQQSHKGLTSVQYLAKVFAQDPESGKEESVFTTTITYVCLDDQGKKQPI